The window ataaatgctccagttagacgatgtgaaactataataaatacacacatcaaatgaggaagaggaagactaaaaaaaacttgattagtaacaataaaataagataaaatttatttaagtatacatAATGATATAGCAGAGGATAGAGTCCAATAGCGTAAaatgatccatatagccgaccccacctaatgggataaggtttggttgttaTCTTTATATTCAAGCAAAGATATTAGTTTACAAAGGAGAAATCTCCATTTCAATTCTCATCATCAATTTTTGTTTGCTAATAGAACAAAACCTTAGCAGCCTTATTTAGGGCCTGCCCCCATACCTGTCATTCTAGCTCGAAACCAACTTTGCATACCTGACGGGGAAGACATATTTTCTAGTTTCTTCTAAAAGTGATAAGTCAATTATTAGCAAATAACTACAAGTGGGTAACTGTTAAATAATTTTGCATCCATCATTACGTCTTCACGACGTCTGTCTATAGAGTAATTTTTTAACATTATGTTTTAATGCTTATAACAAGTGTTTGATTCTAAGACCACAAAACTATAGATTACATCTCTTTTGGTACTTGTCATGAAATTGCTCATCACCGATCGTTATACTAGGGCTAAAAGCTAGGctcataaaattttctttttatttggtaatatatgaatcaaattggatttgaACTGATCATCTATGATTCAACCATATGTGTATGTAATCTTCTGCAGCATCACTTCATGTTGCATATGCAATGTTGTTCTAAAGATAAAATTTCATTGAACAGAATTAGTCTTGATGATACCATCTGTCTTAGAACCCAAATGCCAGAGGAGATCCATTAGATAAACGTTGAACATTGGAACTTTCACTTGTTTTGTAACCAGGAACCAACCCCATGATCTTCTATAATGTTTTTTTCCCCCTTCTAAATTTGATGATTAATTTAAACTGATATTCTAATCTTGTGTATTCAAATCAGCTGGCAGGGGTAATGCATGAACTCAAGCTGTACTTGTGATTCAGAACTCTGTaaggattttttatttttgcGAACGAGGCAAATGACTATTTTGTCATTGAAGAATCCTCTCGCTGATCAGAAAGCTcatttgttttacttttgttcATGCTTCTTGAAATGTTGGAAATTTTTTGGGTTGATATGCTCTATCATTACTTCGATACCAATGTCATTTGTGTGATTACATTaggcttagttttttttttgtttcacttCGATTAGACTTTCTTTTAATCCATCCAATTGTTTAATCTTTGGGCACTTACATATACAAGGTTAATTTATATCACTGGTAGGGTACTCTGTGgccttctaaatatttttgatttaatttttaactacGATGCACGGTAAGGTATTTTTCTTTTGTGGGATGATAATTCTAAAATGTTGGGTTGTTGGACACCCTTGCAAATTTATTTTGAGGGTtggtgataatttttttttatgagccGGATCAGTTATTTTTAGGATTAATCGATTTGAATGGTATTTTAGCTTAAAAAATTGAAACTGGATATGGGGAGCCATGGTACACACTGTAACCTCATTTGAGCCTGTGTATCGATTAGaacttttaaaatataaaatgatttcaaaatattttttcttccaaaaaaaacataaaaatcttaaGGTTTGTAAACTAATCTCAATGCCTGTAAAGTTAGTTTTCAGGATTTTCTGTATaccaattttcaaaaattaaaaagtattatttatttatttgtttaaaggGTAGTCTGGTCACAATGGTATCGTgagtgttatatattttttttaaagattataaaaaaaaacagtGATGTGAGCTATGGagctcaagttttttttttaaaaatctttttttactTTCCCTTCATAACGTATATTGTTGTGTTTTGTGGTCTAGTGTGGACAGTGACGagggaaaaaatttaaatatggaGGGATCACCGTGATTTAAATTGAGTATGGTTAAGTTTTATAAAAAGTAAGGGATGATATTTTTCATCTCTACTAAATAAAATCTCATAATATTATAGGTTGCACCATCGGTAAAGAGGAGTGACTGTCGATGTCGCTCCTGTTGAATCCGTCCCTGAGTGTGGGCAACTGGTTACACTAGCACGAGGTGAATTCACACGCTCAGGGGGTCACTTACATGGCTGCACGAGGCTGCTAACCGTGTCCTGCAAGACCCAATTGGGAGTTAGTTTGAGAAATTCAACTACAAATACACATGAAAGCGAGTTGGGAGCAACACACGATTTAAAtggataaaaaatatcaaaaattaatGCTAATGAATTTATAAATTCGTCTATAaattgaataataaaaaaatatttattttttttataagggaACAATTTTCACAATAAAATCTTTTCATAGTTTTTATTTTTCGTCAAAGCCTAGGAATCATAATAAATTTAAGAATAACATTTCCAAAAACTTGCGtccaaaaaaacaaaacaaaacaaaacagtaAGGACTCTTTTTTGTTAACTATCAAAACCAGGCCTATAAAAGTCCATTTTTGCATTACTTCGGCCCAATTAAAATCCAATTCGCTTCGGACTATCACCTTAACCCTAATTGCACTCTATAAAATCTATCCGCTGGCGGTGGCGGTCCATTTCGCAGGATTGGAGTCGCGGCGGCGATTGGCGAGAATCTTTTCGGATCGTAGCCGGCAGCAAGGCTAACAAGAAGATGGTGAAGTTTCTGAAGCCCAACAAGGCCGTCATCATCCTCCAGGGCCGCTTCGCCGGTCGGAAGGCGGTGATCGTTCGGGCCTTCGACGACGGCACGCGGGAGCGCCCTTACGGCCACTGCCTAGTGGCCGGCGTCGCCAAATACCCTAAGAAGGTCATTCGCAAGGACTCGGCGAAGAAGACGGCCAAGAAGTCGCGGGTGAAGCCCTTCCTGAAGCTGGTCAACTATAACCACATCATGCCCACCCGCTACACCCTCGACGTGGATCTGAAGGACACTGTCACCCTCGATGCGCTCCAGTCCCGGGACAAGAAGGTTTCTGCTTCCAAGGAGACGAAGGCCCGCTTCGAGGAGCGATTCAAGACCGGAAAGAACAGGTGGTTTTTCACCAAGCTCAGGTTTTAATCTAATGATGTGCCTTTTTTTTTGCTTCATTTGCATAACCAGTTCTACTGCGATTAGCGTTTTGTAAGATCTGTTAGCTGTCATGTCGATCAGCCGTCTGTCGAATCGTTGTGATTCATGAATAGATCGACATTTAATTTCGTTTTGTCGCTTAGACTGTTATCGATTATCGTTCAACTTTAATTTGCTTGCGATTGCATCCCTATTTCTTTCTTCATTCAACCTGGAAACCATGTCTGCAAATTCACATTCCTAAATTTCTCAATGTTTCTAGTCCAATGAATTTATGTTTGATACAATTGATATGGTTGATtgttttggatctcatggccttcCTACCAATCCTTGTGATAGGAAGTTTTCAAAATGAGCTACAATCGGAGATTCATTCATACTCATCATTAGATCAGGGTTGATTTTAAACCTAGTATGTTAAATTGAGGAGTAGTATTCCGTTCTCTATCTCGAATATTTGCACACGCCTGTTTCTGAATTTGATTAATATGTTTTAATCTTTACAATCCTCATACCTTGATTCCTTTATTTCATTTCGCAAAAGGATGTTGGTAGAAATATGCTTCTGGTCAATGTGACTAGTGTTAAATTTCTACTGTTTCTAGTGTATTGCCATCTACTGGATGAACTTTATGCAGTTATAGGCCGGCTCTAAACCCATTTAAGCACTTAATTGACTCGGCATAGGGATAAATGATCTCAAGCTCATGCTCACCTTTCGCCCGTCGCTTCACTATGACCAAACACATTTTGCTAGACTAACCTGCTCACTTAAATTGGTCAACACGACCGTCTGATGAATCTGAAAAGGAAAGAGACGTCAACTGAAGAAAGGTGAAAAAGTGGCGAGTAATTTGGAAAAGATTCTTCATTTTCCTCCTAACATTCCATTTCCAGAACAGGAAGACATTTTTTTCCCAATTGTTTCAGTTTTACTTGAAACATAAGGAATAAACAAACTGGGCTTGAATCAATTCAAAGATTGAAAGAAGAAATTCCAGCATTGACCGTTTCGTTCAGTTGCACATTTCGAAACGATTCCATCGGAAGGAGCAGAGGAGATGGTGTCTCTGTTCAATATAGTTTTTCCTCGTTTGCGCTTTTTTTAAACCGAATCTCGTATCAGTTGAAAATCGCCTAGTCACAATCGTGGTCGGAAAGGATGCTGAAGATGGGGTCCTGATGACCGGACTCGTCATCCGCCTCCTggttggaaaaaaaaaactatcagGTACTCGACGGTGAACTGATCACCGCCTCCTCGGGCATTCTTGTCAGCTGCACAATGCCAGTTTCCACTGCAGAAGAAACTGGTGGTGAAGTACACCGGCTCTTCTAGAGATCTAAACGAGTTAGATGTAAACGAGTTGAACAGTATTAAGTTCGAATTCGGCTTGTTTATAACTAGTTGAACAGTATTAAGTTCGAATTCGACTTGTTTAAGTTATATTTAGGCTCGAGATTGGTTTAACCtaacaactaaaataatataaattaaatacatcATTGAATATCTCAAATTGCTACATTAAACTTccaatttcaaataaaaataaaaccacCTTAAAATCCATTATCAAATGTCTCACAACACAATCATAACACTTCAACTTCTCAATAAGTTCAAGTGACAGAATAGAGAAGCCATGAAACCCATTAGAAAAGGAATTGTGAAATCATCTCTGATAACAACTGCCCTCCCCATTCCATAAAAAAGATTATCAATTCAATCAAGAAacatataatatatttaaattctTAAAAATAAATAACCTTCACCAATTCAATGGCAACAAATATTACAAGAGCTTTTGACTTCTAAAGGTGCATAATTTGTTGTAAGCTATGCTCTTGCTTTTCTATTTCCAAGATTTTAACGGTAAAATTACAAGACTATTTgacataatttttattttgaaaatgatgcAACACTTTCAGTGATTCAAATTGACCCCGATCTTCGTTAAATTCTGTCATAGGCATGTTTCCTAAATTTTGTGGCATGGTGCCCATGCGTCTTATATTGAGCATAAGAAAATATCAACTTACCATTCTCACTTGGTCGACtgtaaacttgaactattatGAAAGAGACAGTTTATACTTTATATTATGTTTTGTTAAAACTATCCACAAAACATTGAGGCATGTGTTCAACATGCTCACACTTTAGTTCCTCATCGCGTCACTATATAATCATATTGAAAGTTTGCATTGAATTGTAAACAATACCAAGTTTGCTACAGAGTTCAGAAACAGATTGTGAGCTGAAAGCCAGGTTACAAAAGAAAAACAACACTAAACAGTATTTATTTGGTGGATACAAGGGAAGGCTAATAAGATTACCAATCACTACGACAGCAGATGATACCACTCAACAGAGTTTTATTCGGTTGACTTGAAGTCAAACGGATCTCTTTAAGCCCCGACAAatacaaaaattcaaaatgttAATATAAATAATCAAATTTAATAAAACATAAGAAAATTAGACATGTaacatatataattaataaatgCACAATTAAATTAGATATTGATTAACTTACATGTTCTTTTCTCTTGATTTGGTAATGGGCGCGTATCAATTTTATGCTTAAAGCAACATTTTAATCGTTTATACTCTTAAATTGGTGCGATATGGATCAATAATTCTACCATCCGCACTGAAAGTTGATTCAGAAGCACAGAAGTTTTTGGAATTGATAGTACGTCACACGTCATCTTTGACAAAATCCTAAATTTTAAGTTGTTCATCTTCCACTATGACAATGCATCAAACTCATGATCATCTTCACAAAAAACAACTCTTTCCTCAAAGTACACCTCAAGCTCAGATTTCACTTGTTGCACACTGTTAACATTCTTAATGTAGTTGGCATATTGTGCTCTCACTTTACCATTTCCTTTTCCACTAAGGATACTTGAACCACTAGAGATTTCTTTTTGAGTATTATCTTGAACATCTTTTTCAGCAATATCTGTTATGTAAGCCTCAACATATTTAGTATACAACAAACACAATGTCTCATGAACTGTAATAATGTGCTCAATTGTATCAACTTCAAAATAGATCTCTAGAAAGCACCATTCAATCAATTTCATCTTATTCCTTGGATCTAATACTACTGCTATAAAAATTGACAAGTTGCAGTCACCCCAATACTTTCGAACTTAGTCTTCATCTTCTTGACCATATTTTTCTATGAAACTACCTTCATCCACTTTTGTATCATTCAACAACTTTTTTATATTATAAAGTTCAAGAAGAAACAAATTCGAAGTTGGATACTCAAAACCTGAAATAAGGTAGGTAGTTTATTAGATTTTCAAACAATAAACAAGTTTCAAGATGAATATTCATTACTTGAAATGATGTGGGTAACTTCATTCAATTCTTCAAGAAAAGCACAAACTAAATGAACTTTCTTCCAATCCTCCTCACTAGGCAAAGAGTTATAAGTAGGATCCTTTTGTTGATATCTTGGAAAGACATCTTTGAACTCTAAAATAGCAGACAACATGCAATATGTGACATTCCATCTAATGTAACAATCCATTACAAGTTTCTTTGAAGATAATTGTAAATGTTTTGTAATTTCACTGAACATATTAATACAAAGCTCTAAGGCAGATATGTGTTTCACACGTTCCCGTACATTGAAAATTATAGTTTGGATCTTTGAAAGCTCATCTTGTACCAAAAGATTCAATATATGGGCACAACATCTCACATGGAATAATTTTCCACCAAGAGGAAGGATGTTTTTGTAAGAGAGATTTTCTTTTAACATTCGAATAGCTACATCATTATATGCAACATTATCGACTGTGACTGTCCACACCTTGTTTTTGATTCCCCATTCAACCAAACACTTGtttaaaacattacaaataacaATACCTGTATGGAGTGACGGGactttacaaaaatttaaatttctcttttgcaAATTCCAATTAGAGTCCCTGTAATGACAAGTGATAACCATATATGAAATTTTTTGATCAGACCTCCATAAATCAGTAGTCACACTGATCCTATTTACGTCCTTTAATGTTGccaataatttttttcttctctatttcatAAGTAATACAATCTTTCTTTGTAATGACACGATTGACCTTTTGAAAATGTGAAGAAGTATTCTTCATCAATAAGTTGAATAATTCATATTCTGCAAAGACGAATGACAGTTTATGAATAATAATCATGTGAGAGATACTCTCTTTGATCTTCGCTTGATCATATTTGAAATTCTGCACCACACTAACAGTTTTTGACTCGGAAATGCTTGTGATGACACTTATATTTTTTTTGCCCAGTCTTATTCATCTGCCTCCTCATGCATCCAATATTATGCCTGGTCAAATGTGATGTACAACCCGAAGTAGTAATTGATAATCGATATTTACAATGAATACATTCGGCCTTCATATTCCCATTGGGAAGAGTAATTTGTTTAAATCAATCCATGCTGGAGATGTGCGTTTCCTTTTCTTCCGGCAATATGGATTGTTTTCCCCATCTTCATTATTATCAGTTACATCCTTGCCTTGAGAAGCTTCATTGATATCATTTATACTTGCTTGAACTCCTCCCATAACTGGAGTTGTGCTCTTGAGTTGATAATGTGTTTGGAGTTAACATGTTTGGAGTAGATGAGCAACAATAACTACATCAAttactacaaagaaaatgtttaatataagaaataaaagaattgcttaaataaactgaaagaagcatttttacaacaggttttataatttaaaacacATAACAAG is drawn from Zingiber officinale cultivar Zhangliang chromosome 1B, Zo_v1.1, whole genome shotgun sequence and contains these coding sequences:
- the LOC121971670 gene encoding 60S ribosomal protein L27-3-like; translation: MVKFLKPNKAVIILQGRFAGRKAVIVRAFDDGTRERPYGHCLVAGVAKYPKKVIRKDSAKKTAKKSRVKPFLKLVNYNHIMPTRYTLDVDLKDTVTLDALQSRDKKVSASKETKARFEERFKTGKNRWFFTKLRF